GCTCGGCGGGATCGTGGCGGCGGTCCTGTTCCGGCGCCGCCGCGCCGAGCTCCACCCGACCGAGCACTCGGAGCCCCCGCTCACGCTCCCCTGACCGCCGCCGGGACACGGTCCTGGGACGTGCTTGCCCGGGGGTGCCCGTCCGCCTAGCGTCGGCATCAGCACGCGTTGATCCGTGAGGCGAAAGTGACGGTGCGCCGATGCGCGAGGTCGATGTCGCGGTGATCGGGGCCGGCCCGACCGGGCTCTTCGCCGCGTACTACGCCGGGTTCCGGGGGCTCTCCGTCGCGGTCGTCGACGCGCTGCCCGAGCCGGGTGGCCAGGTGACCGCGATGTATCCGGAGAAGCTGATCCTGGACGTCGCCGGCTTCCCCGCGATCAAGGGCCGGGACCTGGTGGCGAACCTCGTCGCGCAGGCCGCGCCCTTCCAGCCGGAATACCTGCTGGGGGTGCGGGCCGAGAAACTCTCCCACCCGGACGGACGGCCGCTGCTCGGCCTCGCCGGGGGCGAGCAGCTGCGCTGCGGGGCGGTGATCGTCACGGGCGGGCTGGGCAGCTTCACGCCCCGGCCGTTGCCGGTGGCGGAGAGCTTCGTCGGGGCCGGGATCGTCTACTTCGTGCCGCAGCCGACCGAGCTGGCCGGCCGGGACGTGCTCATCGTCGGTGGGGGCGACTCGGCCTTCGACTGGGCGGTGACGCTCCAGCCCATCGCCCGGTCGGTGACCCTGGTGCACCGCCGGGAGAAGTTCCGCGCCCACGCCTCGACCGTCGCCCGGGCGCTGGGCCTGCCGATCCGCGTGATCGTGAACGCCGAGGTCACCCGGCTGCTCGGCGACGATCGGGTG
The Micromonospora sp. R77 DNA segment above includes these coding regions:
- a CDS encoding NAD(P)/FAD-dependent oxidoreductase encodes the protein MREVDVAVIGAGPTGLFAAYYAGFRGLSVAVVDALPEPGGQVTAMYPEKLILDVAGFPAIKGRDLVANLVAQAAPFQPEYLLGVRAEKLSHPDGRPLLGLAGGEQLRCGAVIVTGGLGSFTPRPLPVAESFVGAGIVYFVPQPTELAGRDVLIVGGGDSAFDWAVTLQPIARSVTLVHRREKFRAHASTVARALGLPIRVIVNAEVTRLLGDDRVTGAEITVRGAAPEELPVDTVVAALGFTADLGPLAEWGLRLDRRHIVVDSAMATNLPRVFAAGDITEYPGKVRLIATGFGEAATAVNNAAVAIDPAAHLFPGHSSDGS